The DNA segment AACCCTAACTTCGCCGATGGACCGCAAGCATTTATTGATGCTGTAAAGGCATGGGTCGGTGCTTGCCCTTCCCTACGCACTGAAGTCAAGCGCATCATTGCCGAGGACGATTTCGTTGTTACTCACGTGTTTATCAAACAACACGAAAAAGATATGGGAACTGCGGCAATTGACATCTTTCGGTTTGAGAATGGAAAGATTGTAGAACACTGGGACGTGACCTCGGCAATCCCAGAAAAATCAGCGAATAACAATACGATGTTTTAGCCAAAGAAATGGTAGAGCGCAACGAAAGGCAGAATATGATCCTGCTATATGTGATGGATCCTCACTGCGGGTGGTGTTTCGGATTTGGTGCGGTGATCGGGAAGCTATTTGAGCACTACCGCGCCGATGATCGGATCAAATTCGATGTGCTACCTGGTGGATTGTTTGTCCCAAAGATCGCTACCTCAAAGGCTTTTGCCGCAGAAAAACGATCAATCTGCGAGCGCATTTCGCAGCTCGCTGACGTTACCGTCAGCGAGTCGTACTTTGCCGATGTTATCGGAGAGGGCGGTTACCTCGATAGTGAAGTACCCTGTCGTGTTATAAACACAGCGAATCACCTGCGTTCAGACCGCCTTATCTTATTCATGGAAGACCTTTTGGCGCAGGAGTTCATTCATGGCCGAAACATCTCAGACTTTGCAACCGCCGAACCCGTGATCGAGAAATTCGGCTTCGACCTATGTGAGTTCAGGACCGTCTTCGACTCCGCTCTCATGGCAAAAACTACCCATGCGAATTTCGGTCGCGCAAGAGCCATCACAGATGGCTATCCGGTGCTGTTTGCAGTTACTGAGTCGGGCAACCTGAAGAGACTCGCGAAAGGCTTTGCGCCGTTTGACAGGCTGACGAAACGTATTGACGAGATTATTAGCGATGCACACGCGGCCTAACCCATTGCTCAACCGGCCGCCCAAAAAGCTCGACTGCCATAATGCTCGCAGAAATAGGGGTATTAGCGGCCCCGGCAAGAAGGCTTACCATACCTATTGCCGAAAATACCGACACATCGAACCCCGGCAG comes from the Nitrospirota bacterium genome and includes:
- a CDS encoding ester cyclase is translated as MNSNIQDNKATATAFYDLAFNQKRPDEAVARYVGKTYIQHNPNFADGPQAFIDAVKAWVGACPSLRTEVKRIIAEDDFVVTHVFIKQHEKDMGTAAIDIFRFENGKIVEHWDVTSAIPEKSANNNTMF